The genomic DNA CAGGGCCTGTCGCTCGGCGAAGGCGCCGGCATGGCGGTGCTGGAGAGCTACGATCACGCCGTGGCGCGCGGCGCCACTATCCTTGCCGAGGTCGCCGGCGTGGGCCTCTCGGCCGACGCCTCCGACATCGTCGCGCCGACGATCGAGGGGCCGGAAGCGGCGATGCGCTTCTGCCTGGTGGATGCCGGGCTCAACCCCGAGGATGTCGACTATCTCAACGCGCATGGCACCGGCACCAAGGCCAACGACCAGATCGAGACGGCGGCGATCAAGCGCGTCTTCGGGGAGCATGCGCGTGCGCTCTCGGTGTCCTCGACCAAGTCGATGCACGCGCATTGCCTCGGCGCGTCGGGCGGGCTGGAGCTGATCGCCTGTGTCATGGCGATCCGCAATGGCATCGTGCCGCCGACGGCGAATTTCCGTGAGCCGGATCCCGAATGCGATCTCGACGTGACGCCGAATGTGGCGCGCGAACGCAAGGTGCGCGTAGCCCTCAGCAACAGTTTTGCCTTCGGCGGCACCAATGCGGTGCTGGGCTTCAAGGCGATCTGATACAACCGTCAGCCATCCGCCCGAACGCGTTTCCATCCCGGGGGAATTGCCTGGTTGACTGTCCGTGCACGGCAAGCCGCTCACCGGCATATTGATCCCGAGGGGTCAGGGTCCTAATTCTTGCCACCCGCCACGCCCGCCATTCGGCGCCAATCCGCACCCGGAGCCTCCCGATGACCGACCTGTCCGCCTTTCCGATAACCAAGCGCTGGCCGGCCAAAAAACCAGACCTCCTGCAGCTCTATTCCTCCACGACGCCCAACGGGGTGAAGATCTCGATCGCGCTGGAGGAGATCGGCCTGCCCTACGAGCCGCACTATATCGACATCGGCAAGAACGAGAGCTGGACGCCGGAATTCCTGTCGCTCAACCCGAACGGCAAGATACCGGCGATCATCGACCCGAATGGGCCCGACGGAAAGCCGATCGGGTTGTTCGAATCCGGCGCCATCCTGCTCTATCTCAGCGACAAGACCGGCAAGCTCATCCCGGCCGATCCCATCCGCCGCTACGAGACGATCCAGTGGGTGTTCTTCCAGATGGCCGCGATCGGCCCGATCTTCGGGCAGGTCGGCTTCTTCAACAAGTTCGCCGGGCGCGAGATCGCCGACAAGCGGCCGCTGGAACGCTATCGCGACGAGTCGCGGCGGCTGATCGGCGTTTTGGAAACGCGGCTCAAGGGCCGGCAATGGATCATGGATGACGAATACACCATCGCCGACGTCTCGATGCTTGGCTGGGTGCGCAACCTGATCGGCTTCTACGAAGCGCGCGACCTCGTCGGCTTCGACGATTTTCCGACCGTCGCGGCATGGCTGGAGCGAGGCCTTGCACGGCCGGCCGTGCAGAGGGGCTTGACCATCCCGGCAAGGGGTTGAGGCGCAGGCCCCTACTTCGTTTTGGCCTTTGCGCGGCCTCGGCCGAGCACGGATGCGGCAAGCCGGGCGGTGGCCACCACCGCGCCGGTCGCAACGCTTGCGACAGTGCGGATCGGGCCCGACTTCGCCACCGGCTTATGCGGTTTCGCGGCGGCCTTGTGCGCTGCACCGTGCACCACTTTCTTGGGAGCAGCCTTGCCGAAGGCCGGTTTGGCGTCCTTGGAGCGCTCGGCGGTCGCCGGTGCGGCGCCGGCCCTCGATTGCGTCGCTTTGGATTGATTGGCCCTGCTTCTCGCGGGCGCGGGTTTTCTGGTCTTGGTTGCCATCAGACGGCTCCGTTTTTTTTGCGCAATTCCGGACGGAAAACCGCTGCGCACCTTTCCTGGAATTGCCTCAGCGCCGGACAATCGGGATATCGGCCATAACGACCTGTAAGTCTTAAGGTTCCCGTCCAAAAATAGTGAAAATTGAGCAGGTTAACCAATCACCAGATCGGCCTGCCGGCGATGCGCCAGCACGCGCTCGATATTCGGCATGTCGTTGGAGGCGATCCAGGCGCGCGCGTCCTCGTCGGACTTGCCATGGCCGCGCCAGCGCTCCATCAGGCGGCGCTCGAGCTCGCCCCGCGGCACGTCGACGAAGATGGTGAAATCGAACAAAGGCGCAAGCCGCGACCACGGCTCCTCGTCGAGCAGCAGATAGTTGCCCTCGACCAGGATGAACTTGGTATCGGCGCCGATGACTTCGGCCGCCGCGCGCGACAATTCCAAGCTGCGGTCGAAGACCGGAATGGCGATGTCCGGCTCGCCGGAGCGGATGCGCTTCAAAAGCGTCTCGAAGCCGGCGAAGTCGAAGGTTTCCGGCGCGCCTTTTCGCGCGCGCAGGCCACGGCGGTCGAGCAGGATGTCGTCATAATGGAAGCCGTCCATCGGCACGACTTCCGATGCGCCCTCCGGCAGCAGTTCATGCAGCCTGCCCGATATCGTCGACTTGCCGGCTCCCGGCGGGCCGGCAATGGCGACGACGAAGCGCTTGGCCTTGCCGGCGCGCTTGAAGATGGCGGCGGTGATATGGGCTAGGTCAGACATCAGCGCCTCTCCGCTAGCGATTTGGTCCGCATCTTGGCGGCAGTCGGCGGAAATTTCAAACCTGGGATCCCCGACGCAGAAGTTTTAGCCGCTCGTTGGCAAGCCATGTCGGCGAAGAAGACCTTGTTGCTGGTCGCAGGGCCACGCCCCAATCCCGCGATCTGACGATAGCCGGGACTGTCGCCGGCAAGCGGAACGCCCATCAGGTGGCGCAGCAACTCCTCGCGCAACGCCGGATTTTCCGGTGCGTATCGCTCGTGGATGACCAGCCCGGTCGAGGTTCCTCCGCGCGTGTGACGGACGGGAAACTCGACGAGACCCGGATGCGCGGCCCGAAGCCCGGAAGGGACGGCATGATTGGTGAGACCTCGCTCATGGCGCTGGCATTCCTATCGCCGATGTGAGGAATGGCAGCAGATGACGCAGGACGGCATCGGATGCTTCCCGCTGGGGGAAATGCCCGATGCCCGGAAGTACATGCCGCCGGTAGCCGTTGTCGAACAGCGCCTCCCTGCCTTCGGACGTGGCAGGCGCGTTGCATGGATCGGCTTCGCCGTGAAGCACGAGCGTCGGAACACGGATCGCCGGATCGCCCCGCAGCCGAGCTTCCAGAGCCGCGCATGACGGGTCGGGCTCGGCGAGCCCCCAGCGCACCCGATAGGAATGCAGCACGACATCGGCCCAGTCGGGATTGTCGAACGCGGAGGCGGTAATCGCGAACGCTTCGTCGGAGATCGCCCAGCCGCCGGTCCAGATCGACCAGATGTAGCGCGTGAATGCCTTCCGGTCTTCCCGGACCAGTCGTTCGCCGCGCGGCAGCGCCATCAGCCAGTGATACCAGTAATTCTGCGCCTGGCCGAAGGATAGAGGCTGGTCGGGGTCGTTGGTTCCCCAGCCGACCGACAGAGCGGTGCAGGCCATAACGCGGTCCGGCGCGAGGCAGGCGGCGATATAGGCCGCCCGCGCGCCCCAGTCGTGTCCCACCATGGCGAAGCGCTCGATCCCGAGCACGTCGGCGAAGTCGAGCACGTCCCGGCCCAAGGCCGAAAGCTGACCGGACCGCATGGCGTCCGGATCGCGAAACCGCGTCGGCCCGAAGCCGCGCAGCCATGGCACGAGAACGCGATAGCCCGCTTCCGCGAGACCGGGAACAATCTCGTCCCACGTCCGGACGTCGTCGGGCCAGCCGTGAAGCAGGATGACGGGCATGCCGTCTGGAGGGCCGTGCTCTTCAAAGGCGATATCGAGCGAGGATGTGGTCGCGATCTTATGATATAGTTCCGCTGGCATGACAGGAACCTACCCTTCACCTTTCCTCGCAACAAGCGATGCATTGCGACATCTGGCATCGCATAATACGATGCCTTATGGACCTGCGCGCACTTCACGCTGCGGAATGCGGCTCCATCACGGCTGCCGCAGCCCGGCTGGGAACCGCTCAGTCGGCGCTTTCGCGCGCATCGGCCAGTTCGAGACCGAACTCGGCGAACCGCTGTTCGAACGCATGCCGCGCGGTATCCGGCTGACCGCTGCTGGCGCGCGTCTCCTTGCTTATGCGGGGAGGATCGAGGCACTGGTCACCGAGGCCGCGGCCGACGCGCGCGGCCATCCGCGCGCCCTTTCCGGCCCGTTCCGGCTAGGCGCGATCGAGATCACCGACACTTCCATCCTGTCCGATCGCATCGCGCGGTTTCTGGCGGCGCACGATGAGGTGGAGCTTCGACTGGAGCGAAGCGACGCGGCGCAGACCCCAGGATCCATGCCGTTACACACCAGCGCCGCCTGCGGTGCAGAATTTTGCTTTGCAGCATTCTTCGGCTGAAGTCACGGCATGGATTCCAGGGTCTCCGCGACGGAGCTTCGCTCCTGCTTCGCCCTGGAATGACGAACTCAAGGGCTTCGGCCAACCCTCGGGAAATTAACGCCGAATGCTCAAGCCGGAACGGACCGGCCAAGCCGCAGGAAATCGCTGTCGAAGGGTATGTCCCTCGTCGTGCCGTCGGCGCCGAGGATGCGCAGCCGTCCTTGCGCGGTCGCAATGTCGCGCGGCGGCTCGCCGCCGAACAGAGGCACGGCGCCGATGACATGACGGAAGGAGACGCTGCGCCCTTCCGTAAGGGCGAAGGCGGTCGCCACGCCTTCGTGCTTCAGCCAGTTGTCGCCGAGCGAGGCGGCATGGCCGACCGCGGCGCGGCCGTCCTCGATGCCGAGCACGCCGACATGGCGGCCGCTCCAGGGCGCGTAGTCGCGCCCGCCATTGCTGAACCACAGCATGGTGACCGGCAGCTCCGCCGGATTCTTCAGCACCAGCACCAGATCCTGCTCGGCGCGCCGCGCCAGCGCGGTCCAGCCCGGCCCGCCATGATCGGCCTCGACCAGGGTGATGAAATCCTCGCGCCGGTCTTCCATGCGGTAATCGCCGAGATCGGTGGTACCGCCGGCTGCGATCGGGAAATGGGCCAGATCGGTGGCGTGGGCGGGATAGGCGAAACGGAAGCGGCCGCGCGCCGGATCGGGCTCCAGCGGAGTCGACGGCGTGACCGCCAGGCGTTTTGGCGAGAAGGCCAGACGCCCACCGTCCTGCATCGCGGTCATCGGGTGGTGGGCGACGGAAATGGCGCCAGCCCCCCCGGAAAAGACATGCTCCTGATAGAGGAAGGGATGGTTGTCGCGCAGGATAAAAATCTTGTCGACGGCGGCGCCCATGACCTTGCGGCGCAGCCGGAAGACGGCGCGCCAGCCGCCGGCAACGGCGCCGTTCTCGACGACATCCCATTCACTGTTGGCCGTCCAGCCATGCAGGGGCGCTGCCTCGACATCGCTGGTGGAAAACGGCGCGCAGAGGAAATCGCCGGAGAGGCGGACCGTGCCCTCGGGCAGGCCTTCCGGCAGGCTCTCGCGCGGCGAGCCGACCCAGGGCGCGCGGTGCAGCGGCTTCAGGACGCGGCCATCGGCCTCGACCTCCATGGCGGCGATGTGGCCGACGGCGAGATCGAGGGTGACAGAGATGCCCTTTGCGCCGATCGTGACCGTATCCATTGCTCTATCCCGCGAATCTTGTGCAGCAGAAAAGCCTACCTGGCGCGGGCTGCGCAAGCGGGGCGACAGGCATTTTGCATCAGCGCCACCCTCCCCCTTGTGGGGAGGGTCGGCGAGCGGTCGGAGCAAGGCGGAGATCGCTCCACGGGGTGGGGGTCCAACCAAAAGAATCTTCTTCGACCCCCACCCCGATCCGCTGCGCGGATCTGCCGGGTCCCCGCTGCTCCGCAGCGTCCCAGCGTTCGCTGGCCTTTCGTCGTGCCACCGGCACGACGAATTCGCTTTGCGAACCGGCCGCTCACCCCCACAAGGGGGAGGGTGGGCGCTCCGCTACTGCCGCTTATACTCCCTGACCGGCGACTTGGTGCCGTCGGTATAAGTCACCTGCACCGCCATCGACGTCACGTCGTCCTTGACCTTGAAATAGGGCTGGTAGTCGGCGGGAATCGCATACGGGTCCTTGGCGTCGCAGGGCGGCATCTTGAGCTCTTTGTCGAGCGCGGTGTCGTTCAGGCTGTAACGCACCTCCTTGATGGCGCAGCGGAAGGACAGCATCTGCGTGAAATAGACCAGGCCCTGGTTGCCGCTGGCGTCGAAGGCGATCCACGAAGTCCAGAACTGGTCGAGGATCTGCTTGTTGCCCTGCTGGAGGGCCGAATCCGGATCGAAGCGGATGTCGAACGGGCCGGTCTCGCGGCCCCTGATGTCGAGATATTTTATGCCGATATTGGTGGCCGCGGTGCTGTCGGGCAGCTCGAAGCTCGGGTTGGGCATCGGCTTGCCGGTGCGCTGGTCGTTCATCGCCATCAGGCCGGTATCGGTGAACGGGCCAGAGTCGCCGAGCCGCCAGGAAATCGCCGTCGCCGGTTCGGGGAGCGAGATCGTCATCGACCAGCCGGCGTTGGAGCGCGTCGGCGTCAGCGTCGGCACGAAGCGCGACGGGTCGAGCACGTCGCCGAGCGCGGCCAGCCGGGTCCGGCTGCGGTCCAGCCAGTCGGCCAACTCCCTCTGGTCGACGAAATATTTGAGCAGGCCGCCATCTTTTTCGTAGGAAACGAACTTGGTCAGCGCCTGGGCTTCGCTGCGCTTGTCGGCGAGCGTCTGGCTGCCGAGACGATCCTCGGAGAACTCCTGCGCCTCGAGGAAGTAAGCCGGCGCATAGTCAGGGTTGGCCGATATGAAGGCGTTGAGCTTGCCGAGCCGCTGGGCATCGTCGAACTGCAGGAGATGGACGAGCTTGATCGACGGCGCCTTGGCCTTTTCGGCGAGCTGGCCGAACACTTCGCGGGCGCCGGCCTTGCCGTCCTGGACCCTCAGCAGCGTGGCGAAGCGGGTATAGGGGTCGATGGCGTCGACGTCGAAGCCGGCAAAGGCGAGATAGGCGCGCCGGGCATTCAGCATATCGCCCGCCAGCTCATAGACGCGGGCATTGTGATAGAACTCGTCGGGACGCTTGGGATCGGCGATCGCGCCGCCCTGCGCGGCGAGCTGGGCAAAGCCCTTGGCGATCGTGTCGATAGAGGCGGCGATCTGCTCGGTGGTCGCCTGCAGCTTTTCGGCCTGCGCCTGCTGCTGTTTTTGGCCGGCGGCTAAAGTGTCGGCCGTCTGCTTGACCGCCTCGACGGCCTTCTGCGTCTCGGCGCCCTGCGCCGTCTGCTGCTGCTGGGCGGAGGCGATCTGGTCGGTCTTCTGAGCCACCGTGTCGGTGGACTTCTTGACCGCCTCGACCGTCTTCTGCGTCTCCGTGACCGTCTTTTCGATCTTCGCCACCTTTTCCGAGACGATGCCCAGCGACTGCTGCAGTTGCGCGACCGCCGGCACCAGGGCGGCGATGACGCCGTTCTGCGAGTTGGTCTCCTGCTGGACGCCATAGACGCCGCCGGCGATCGCGGCGGCGCTTGTTGCGAAGATCAGCGCCGGCATGGCCTTGGCCGCCAGCACCAGGCGCAGCACCATGGCGATGGCGATGATCGCCGCCGCGACCGCCGCGATGAGCGCGATATAGGCGGCAAAAGGCCCCAGCGGGTTGAGCACGTCGGACACCGCGCCGCTGAGGAAAGCGACGCTGCCCGCCCATTTGCCGGTGCGGCTGAGCGATGCCCGCAGCAGCGAGGTCGTACCCGTGGCGATTTCCGACATGCCATTCCCCCCAAATCCAAGCCGCGTGCATCATAGCGGCAAGGGGGTGGTGATGGCAAAGCGGGGGCTGAGCCGGTGCGGACGGCCCCATCCGCTGCAACGTTGCCGATTGGCGAAAGCCTAAGCAGCATCCGATCTCCCCCTTGCGGGGGAGATGTCCGGCAGGACAGAGGGGGGTGTGAAGGATCGCGGCGGTTCGAGTTGAGCCATGTTAAACCGAGGCTCCGCCTGAGGATATAGCTCTGCTTACTGACAGGTCGGCGGGACAGCACCCCCGTCTGCCCTGCCGGGCATCTCCCCCGCAAGGGGGGAGATTGGCAGCGTCGGCGACGGCGCAAGCCTTTAAAACCTGGGCAAATGCCTTGTTATCGCCATTAACCAGTTGGACGCGGCACATGCGTTACGTTAGCGTCCTCGCATCTCAGCAACAGTTTTAGAACAGTCTTGTCCCGTCCCTTGCTTCTCCTCCATAAATTACTCGTCGCTTTTGCGTTTTTGCTGCTGGTTGCCGGCTGCACCACCGCGGCGCCGCCGGAAAGCGTGCTTGCCGTCCCGGCTCAGCCGCAGAAATATGCGGCGATCGTGGTCGACGCCTCGACCGGCAAGACGCTGTTCGAGGTGAACTCGACGGCGCAGCGCTACCCCGCCTCGCTCACCAAGATGATGACGCTCTACATGCTGTTCGAGGCGCTGGAGAGCGGCCGCGTGAGCAAGGAGACGCAGATCCCGGTTTCCGACCACGCCGCCTCGCAGCCGCCGACGAAGCTGCGCTTCCGGCGCGGCGAGACGATCGACGTCGATTCCGCCATCCGCGCCATGGTTGTGAAGTCGGCCAACGACGTGGCGGTGGCTGTCGGCGAATATCTGGGTGGCGGCAGCGAGGACCAGTTCGCCGGCATGATGACCGCCAAGGCCCGCCAGCTCGGCATGGCGAGCACCAGTTTCCGCAACGCCTGCGGCCTGCCCGACGACGGCCAGGTGACCTCAGCGCGCGACATGGCGGTGCTGGGGATCGCGCTCGAGCACCGCTTTCCGCAGCATTTCCACTATTTTTCCGAAAGCGACTTCATGTTCCGCGGCCGGCTGGTGCGCGGCCACAACGACATGCTGGGACGGGTGCGCGGCGTCGACGGCATCAAGACCGGCTATATCCGCGCCTCCGGCTACAACATCGTCACCTCCTACAATGCCGACGGCAGGCACCTGATCGTGGTGGTGATGGGCGCCCAAAGCGCGCGCCAGCGCAACGACCATGTCGAGGCGCTGATCCAGCGGAGTCTTACGGCGACGGTGGCGGATGCGAAGACGCAGCTGATGTATGCCGGGCAGCAGCCGGCCTCGCCGCTTCCGGGTGTGCCGGCGCCCGGCACGACGGCGCCAAGTTCGTCGCTGCCGGGTTTGGCGGCGTCCGATTTGCCGTCGCCGGATCTGGCCTCGCCCAGTTCGCCACTGCTGCCGGCGCAATAGAGCGTCGCGGCGGTGGAGAAAATCTGAGACGCCGGCGGGACAGCACCCCCCTCTGTCCTGCCGGACATCTCCCCCGCAAGGGGGGAGATTGGCAGACGTGAGGCCGGCGCACTCAATTCGCACTTTGGTGATTGGCGAAAGCTGGCGTGACATCTGATCTCCCCCCTTGCGGGGGAGATGTCCGGCAGGACAGAGGGGGGTGTGAAGGAACGCTACCTATCTCGCCTTGTGCCGGCCGGAGCGCAGGAAGCCGCCATTCGCAGGGCGGCTGAATATCGACGTGCCCTACCGCACCACCAGCACCGGGACCTCGGTCAGCGACACCACCTCCGCCGTCTGGCTGCCGAGCACCAGCCGGCCGAGGCCGCGGCGGCCGTGCGAGGCCATGACGATGAGGTCGCAGGCCTCGGTGCGGGCCGTGTCGAGGATCGCCTCGGCGGGCGTCCTGTTCTCGATATGCAGCACCTTCGCGCGCACACCGAGCGCGTCGGCGTCGGCCTTGCACTTGTCCAGCACCTCGCGGGCATATTTGCGTGCGCTTTCCTCATAGTAGGTGAGCTCGTCGCCGGCGACATAGCCGGCCATGGCGCCGCCCCAGGCGAGCGTCGGGAACGGCTCGGAGACGGTGATGAAGGTCACAGTGGCGCCGAGGCCCTTGGCGAGTTCCAGGCCGTGGGCGACGCCTTTGCCGGCGAGCTCCGAACCGTCGGTGGCGATGAGAATGTGCTTGTACATGGATCCCTCTTCATGCGGGGCGACGCGCGCGCCCCAAGTGGCGGGCGCCTGACCGGTCACCCCGATATAGTTTTGCTAGCAGGCCAACCACAGAGGGCGGCTTGATTCGGATCAAGGCCAGCCGCCGGAGACGATTGCTCCAGCGGGCTTCCCGCAAACGCATCCGGGCGCAGCTCAATTCCTCTCTCCGGGCCTGTCCCCAGAAGCGGCGGACAATCGCGGATGGCGCTCCCCCGCTCCGTCTCGGCTTCGCCGAGCCACCTCTCCCCCGCTCTCGCGGGGGCGAGGAATCCAAGTTTGCAAAGGTCGCGCCCTCAGCGATTGGCATTTCCTCGCCCCCATGAAATGGGGGAGAGGTGGCTCGGGCGAAGCCCGAGACGGAGCGGGGGCTGCGCCGCCATCGACAATTGTACGCGGCGGCCGGCGAAGCGGCTCGCGCTCCGCCCATCACAAGAACTTGTTCGGTCACACCACCTTCACAGTCACGATGGATATGCCGCGCCGGCTTGGCGTATCGTACTCGAAAGCCGAGAACAGGAGCACTGAGCATGGCCGGCGATCCCAAGGCATCCGCGCAGAAGCAAGCAGACGACGAGAACGAAAGCGGCGGCGAATATCTCGAGGCGGCCACCGTTCCGGAAGACGCGCATGAGGCGGCCGACGAGGTCCTCGAAGCGCCGGAGGTGCCGGATTCGGAGCCCACCCCGCCCGGCGCGACCAGGGCCAAGCCCAAGAAAAAACCGTCGGCGATCAGCGGCCGGAAATTCCGCAAGCGCGACCTGGTGCGCATCGACGATCTCAGGCCCAGCCTCGCCGACCGCATCCGCGCCGACCATCCGGACCTGCCGCGCGGCGCCCGCGTCAGCCGCGCCGAGCTCGCCCGCTACCGCATGCGCTATATGGAGGAATTGCTGCAGCAGGAGCACGGCGAATTCTCCGAGCTCGACCGCCAGGTGGTGGAATCGATCGCGAGACAGGACACGATCTCGGAAAACTCGGAAGAGGAATTCGAGGAGCACCGCTCGTTTGCCGACCGCGTCTCCGACACCATGGCCGAGTTCGGCGGCAGCTGGTGGTTCCTGATCTCGTTCGCGGCCGTGCTTCTGATCTGGATCGGCCTCAACCTCGCCGAGGGCGCGACGAGCGCCTTCGACCCCTACCCGTTCATCCTGCTCAACCTCATGCTCTCCTGCATCGCCGCCATCCAGGCGCCAGTGATCATGATGAGCCAGAAGCGGCAGGAAGCCAAAGACCGGCTGCGCTCCTTCAACGACTACCGGGTGAACCTCAAGGCCGAGCTGGAAGTGCGGCACCTGCACGAAAAGCTCGACTATCTCATCTCGCGCCAATGGCAGCGCCTGGCCGAAATGCAGCAGATGCAGCTCGACGCCATGCACGAGCTGACCGCGAAGAAGCAGAAGCGGGCGGCAAGGGGGGTGCGGAGGAGAGTGGCGAAGGCTGGGGCGGAGGGGTGAGGCCCGCGCCCCGGCATCAGTAAGCGCTAAGCCGGGGCAGGTCCGCAAGCCGCCTCGACCACCGACGCCTGACCTTCTGATGCCGGAGCTCGTGCCACCGTCCCGGTGCCTTAATATGCCACCATCCGAATTGGCCGTTGAAGCATGCCCGCGGCGACTTGCCGATAGCCGGGTTGAATGTGTCAGGCACCGCGCTTGCTCCGTCGCAAATCAGATGAGCACGACCTTGCCTTCGCCCGCGCTCGTCCGGGCGCGAGGCAACGCCATAGCGAATTCTTCGAGGCGATATCGGGCGACGACGGGCAGCTTTTCGGGATATCGCGAAAGGATGGACCAGCAGTCCCTCGCGGCAGTGGCCAAGGTTTCGGCGCTTGCCTTGTTCTGCCAGACACTTACGGCGAAGCCCCGCCAGCGCAGCGCTTTGTAAAGCAAGGTCGATGCCTTGATCTCGATCGGGCGATCGTCGAGAACGCCGTAGGAAAACAGGCTTGCCCCTTGCGCGGCGCGCGCGATGAGGGCCAACGTGTCGGGCCCCCCTACGGGATCGAGGATCAAGTCGTACGGCTTGGCGTCCGCGAGCGCATCGGCGACGCTATCGCCGATGCTTATCGTCCGGTTTTCCCAATCGCGCAGCTTATAGCCCCCGTCATGGCGATAGAGCCTTTCGACGACGGCTCCTCGCTCGCGGGCCAATTGACCGGCCACGGCGGCGACGACGGACCGCGCCGCGGTAAGAAGCACCCGCTCCCCGGCGTTGACGGAGGCCAGGTCCAAGAGGCCCCACGCGGTTAGCGGATTGAGCGGAAACTGGCAGACGATATCGTCGGAGAGCCGTTGCGCGAACTCGGCCGGAACCGGATAGATACGCTCGACCGGCACGGGTGCGTATTCGGCCCAGGCGCCCGGGCTTCGGAATGCGACGCGCCGCCCTACCTCCAGCTCACGCACGTCAGCGCCGATCGCCTCGACAATGCCGGCCCCATCGAATCCGGCGACCTGCGGATAAGACGGCTTCGTCGAATATTTGTCGGCGACGAAGAGCCAGTCGGCCGGCTGGACAACGCGAGCCGTGACGCGCACGAGGGCCTGCCGGGGGCCGCATGCGGGAACAGGCATGTCCCTATTCTTGAGAACCTCCTCAGCAACTCCGGGCCTATCAAACACGACAGCTTTCATCAGGCTTCCCGTCTACGATCAATCAAGGCTGGAAGGTCGCGCTTCGAATTGATACAGTCAAAGACCGATTTGGATCTGATTGATACCTGGCGGGTATGAAATGGAGCTTCGGCACCTGCGCTATTTCCTAGCGGTCGCCGATTGCGGGCACGTCACACGCGCGGCGCAACGGCTGCACATCTCGCAACCGCCTCTGAGTCGTGCGATACGCGAGTTGGAGGCCGAGCTCGGCGTCGAACTGTTCGCCCGCCAACGCCAACGGATTGCCCTAACTCCGATCGGCGCGGCAGTGGCCGAAGACGCGAGGGCCGTCGTCGCCCAGGCGGATGGCCTGGTCCGCCATGCGCGCGCGCTGTCGAGCGGTGAGAGCGGGCGTATCCGCGTTGGCTACGTCGATGGCGCCATGCAAGGCGGGGTTCTCAGCGCTCATCTGCGGAACCTCCGGCTTCATGCTCCGTCACTTGTCGTCGATCTTGTCGCCGCCAGCACGGAAACCCAGCTCAGCGCACTCGCAAACAATCAGCTCGATATCGCAATCCTCTACACGCCGCGCAAATGGCCCGACGGCATTGCCAGCAGCAAGCTGCTGTCCGACAGCATGAGGCTTGTCGTATCCACGGAGGACAACCTGGCCTCGAGGCGATCGATCACCCCGAGCGATCTTGAGGCAAGCCCGTGGGTGGCACTTCCAAGAGAAGGCGACGCGTATTGGCGCGACCGGTTCCTGCAGCAATGCTCAAATGCCGGGTTTCATCCCGACATCCGTTATGAAGTTGCGCAGCTCTCGGCGCTGCTCGGTCTCGTGGAGGCCGGCGCCGGGCGCGCCTTCGCGCAAGCCAGCATCGCGCGCGCCGAAACTCCGGGCCTGGTCCTCAGGTCGCTGCCGTGGTGGAAGCACACGATCGATTATTGGTTGGCATGGCGGCAGCGCAACCCCGCGCCTTCCGTCCGCCAGTTCCTCAAGGCCAACCGGGTTGCGGAAAGCCGGAAGTCTCGACCGGGTTAGCTGAACAGCGGCAGTTGCCTCGGCTCAAACGGATATGTTGGCCGGATCGCGCAGCGATTTCACATATGAGGCACTTGGCCGTTGAAGCCCGGGGCGGCTTCCGCTAAGAAGCCGTGGCTGGCCGGCTCATCGGCCGGTTCGTTTTCCGGTTTCCCGGGAAGCACCCGTAGCTCAGCTGGATAGAGCGCTGCCCTCCGAAGGCAGAGGTCACAGGTTCGAATCCTGTCGGGTGCGCCAATTTCTCTTTGCGCATCAAGAAGTTAGCCCTACGCTTTGCTTGCCTGAAGTTCTTTAGGGCTGAGCGGCGTAAGCGCTGAGAACCCGAGTTTGGGCAAAACCATGTCGCCACATCCCG from Mesorhizobium sp. M1E.F.Ca.ET.045.02.1.1 includes the following:
- a CDS encoding glutathione S-transferase N-terminal domain-containing protein, which produces MTDLSAFPITKRWPAKKPDLLQLYSSTTPNGVKISIALEEIGLPYEPHYIDIGKNESWTPEFLSLNPNGKIPAIIDPNGPDGKPIGLFESGAILLYLSDKTGKLIPADPIRRYETIQWVFFQMAAIGPIFGQVGFFNKFAGREIADKRPLERYRDESRRLIGVLETRLKGRQWIMDDEYTIADVSMLGWVRNLIGFYEARDLVGFDDFPTVAAWLERGLARPAVQRGLTIPARG
- a CDS encoding nucleoside triphosphate hydrolase translates to MSDLAHITAAIFKRAGKAKRFVVAIAGPPGAGKSTISGRLHELLPEGASEVVPMDGFHYDDILLDRRGLRARKGAPETFDFAGFETLLKRIRSGEPDIAIPVFDRSLELSRAAAEVIGADTKFILVEGNYLLLDEEPWSRLAPLFDFTIFVDVPRGELERRLMERWRGHGKSDEDARAWIASNDMPNIERVLAHRRQADLVIG
- a CDS encoding alpha/beta hydrolase, giving the protein MPAELYHKIATTSSLDIAFEEHGPPDGMPVILLHGWPDDVRTWDEIVPGLAEAGYRVLVPWLRGFGPTRFRDPDAMRSGQLSALGRDVLDFADVLGIERFAMVGHDWGARAAYIAACLAPDRVMACTALSVGWGTNDPDQPLSFGQAQNYWYHWLMALPRGERLVREDRKAFTRYIWSIWTGGWAISDEAFAITASAFDNPDWADVVLHSYRVRWGLAEPDPSCAALEARLRGDPAIRVPTLVLHGEADPCNAPATSEGREALFDNGYRRHVLPGIGHFPQREASDAVLRHLLPFLTSAIGMPAP
- a CDS encoding methyl-accepting chemotaxis protein; amino-acid sequence: MSEIATGTTSLLRASLSRTGKWAGSVAFLSGAVSDVLNPLGPFAAYIALIAAVAAAIIAIAMVLRLVLAAKAMPALIFATSAAAIAGGVYGVQQETNSQNGVIAALVPAVAQLQQSLGIVSEKVAKIEKTVTETQKTVEAVKKSTDTVAQKTDQIASAQQQQTAQGAETQKAVEAVKQTADTLAAGQKQQQAQAEKLQATTEQIAASIDTIAKGFAQLAAQGGAIADPKRPDEFYHNARVYELAGDMLNARRAYLAFAGFDVDAIDPYTRFATLLRVQDGKAGAREVFGQLAEKAKAPSIKLVHLLQFDDAQRLGKLNAFISANPDYAPAYFLEAQEFSEDRLGSQTLADKRSEAQALTKFVSYEKDGGLLKYFVDQRELADWLDRSRTRLAALGDVLDPSRFVPTLTPTRSNAGWSMTISLPEPATAISWRLGDSGPFTDTGLMAMNDQRTGKPMPNPSFELPDSTAATNIGIKYLDIRGRETGPFDIRFDPDSALQQGNKQILDQFWTSWIAFDASGNQGLVYFTQMLSFRCAIKEVRYSLNDTALDKELKMPPCDAKDPYAIPADYQPYFKVKDDVTSMAVQVTYTDGTKSPVREYKRQ
- a CDS encoding D-alanyl-D-alanine carboxypeptidase family protein, which gives rise to MSRPLLLLHKLLVAFAFLLLVAGCTTAAPPESVLAVPAQPQKYAAIVVDASTGKTLFEVNSTAQRYPASLTKMMTLYMLFEALESGRVSKETQIPVSDHAASQPPTKLRFRRGETIDVDSAIRAMVVKSANDVAVAVGEYLGGGSEDQFAGMMTAKARQLGMASTSFRNACGLPDDGQVTSARDMAVLGIALEHRFPQHFHYFSESDFMFRGRLVRGHNDMLGRVRGVDGIKTGYIRASGYNIVTSYNADGRHLIVVVMGAQSARQRNDHVEALIQRSLTATVADAKTQLMYAGQQPASPLPGVPAPGTTAPSSSLPGLAASDLPSPDLASPSSPLLPAQ
- a CDS encoding universal stress protein, encoding MYKHILIATDGSELAGKGVAHGLELAKGLGATVTFITVSEPFPTLAWGGAMAGYVAGDELTYYEESARKYAREVLDKCKADADALGVRAKVLHIENRTPAEAILDTARTEACDLIVMASHGRRGLGRLVLGSQTAEVVSLTEVPVLVVR